The Cytophagales bacterium genomic interval TGTAAACAATTGCGGGCAACCGTAGGCTACTATTCTATGATGTATATGATTTTTATCTGGTATAAATGGAGACCTCCCGGATAATATCCTCAAGATAAACACTCTTGATGTATCAAAAATGGGTATAATAAGTATTGCAACAGCGATAGCCGGGGATGAAGGAACAGCATTCATGGCAATAAATCTGATGGCTAAAACAGATATGATGAAACCACATATTAAAGAGCCGGAATCTCCCATAAAAACAATGGCTTTATAGAGATTATAACGTAGAAAGCCTAATACTCCTCCGGCTAAACAAAAGGCAACCCCTGCATAAACCGAATCATCATAAATATAAAAATAAATACCAAAGGTTGCAGCAACGATCAAGGCTATGATACCGGCAAGTCCATCCAGCCCATCAAGCAGATTGAATGAATTAGTAATACCAATAATAACAAAAAAGGTGAATGCATAGCTAATACCAATTTCCAGTTCATGGATACCGAATATGCCATAAAAGTTTGTTATACGAATATCTGCCATAAACATTACGATACCAGCCGCAAGTACCTGCACAAAAAATTTCTTAAATGCTGCAACTGTAACCAGGTCGTCTTTTAAACCAATAAAAAATATTACGATACAACCCGCCAAAACCTGCTGGACGCCATTGCTTAAATCACAAAATATTGTAAGCGCTGACATAAAACCAGCAAAAATTGCCAGTCCTCCCAACCTTGGTGTCAACGACTCATGCAATGTTCTTTTGCCGGGTTTATCCAATAATTTTTTTACATGTGCCACATAGGTAATTGAAGGGATAGCAAATACCGATATTAAAAGCGCCCATAAAAAAGCTAACAATAAAGCCATAATGAATTATGAATTACGAACAAAGAATTACAAATATACGAATTACAAACTTCATTCGTCATTCGTAATTCTAAAACTGACTGATCAACCCAAAATGAATCTTAGAAAAATTCAACCCGATAGGTTGATCCTTAGATTTACCAACGGAATATATGAAGTTGAATATTCCCGCTTTTGTACTAAAACTAATCCCTGCCCCTAATCCTAATGGAAAATCCTCATAAAAAGTATTGTCTAATATGTCTAATAAATCATATGTTAAATACCCCTGATCATAAAATAGTAACAAGTAAGAAGTCTCATCGGTGAAAAATCTGTATTCTAACGTACCTACCACATAGGTTGATGCGAAAAATGTGCTCTCGTTAAACCCTCTTAGACTTTTTAACCCTCCGATTCTGAACAAATCATTTTTAAATAAGTTATTATTGACCAAAGTTCCAAATCCATTTAAGCTACTAGTGTTTAAAGCAGTTAAAAACACGCTCCTTAACCCTAACTTTGAATAATGACGAACGTTTGCGGTGAAAGATACTTGTGTAGTTTTTAATTCTACATTTTCGCTCAAAGATTCATCTAATTGTTTGATATTTTTATTACCGATACCTAAATTTACATTTATGGCATTTCCTTTTTGGGGATAGTAGTAATCATTCAAATTATTCCATTCATACACCAAACCATAAGATATGAAGCTGGTATTAGCATAGTCCTTACTTAAAATCGGTTGCTTTAAAAGAATCGTTGTACTTTTTAAACCCGTAAAAAAACCTACTTTGCCAATTTTACTGATATGATAAGAGAGGGTAATTTTTCTATCAATGTTAACAAAAGTTGAATCTTGTTTGAAGAAGTTAACATCAATCTTGGCCTCTATG includes:
- a CDS encoding undecaprenyl/decaprenyl-phosphate alpha-N-acetylglucosaminyl 1-phosphate transferase, coding for MALLLAFLWALLISVFAIPSITYVAHVKKLLDKPGKRTLHESLTPRLGGLAIFAGFMSALTIFCDLSNGVQQVLAGCIVIFFIGLKDDLVTVAAFKKFFVQVLAAGIVMFMADIRITNFYGIFGIHELEIGISYAFTFFVIIGITNSFNLLDGLDGLAGIIALIVAATFGIYFYIYDDSVYAGVAFCLAGGVLGFLRYNLYKAIVFMGDSGSLICGFIISVLAIRFIAMNAVPSSPAIAVAILIIPIFDTSRVFILRILSGRSPFIPDKNHIHHRIVAYGCPQLFTIIILTLLNLIIIAITIYLSKIGNIRLLIFLISISLLLGIIIEVIGKFKKIKNT